One part of the Thermodesulfobacterium commune DSM 2178 genome encodes these proteins:
- the tatC gene encoding twin-arginine translocase subunit TatC, translating into MYTKKIAQSLKYLLTFWKKKSFLILFFFISLYIGFFLASPYILNFLQHTYQQKFVFYSLSEPITSFLKFSLVLTVLVIFPFIFYLILNALNLIFNLKKKFFWMFYLLGLGLFYLGVVFAYFITLPYGIRFLLSFRTEKIEPSISLGHFVNFFSFFVIAFGLIFELPLFLTFLSLTKILNPYKITKYRKEIFFGIAVLSAVITPTPDAFNMALLSIPLYVLFELGIFLSRFLLRRNLLENTQNEVLESSKEND; encoded by the coding sequence ATGTATACCAAAAAGATAGCTCAATCTCTCAAATATCTCTTAACCTTTTGGAAGAAAAAAAGTTTCTTAATCCTTTTTTTCTTTATCTCTCTTTACATAGGTTTTTTTTTAGCCTCTCCTTATATACTTAATTTTCTTCAACATACCTACCAACAAAAGTTTGTTTTCTATAGCCTGTCAGAACCTATTACCTCCTTTTTAAAATTTTCCTTGGTTTTAACTGTTTTAGTCATTTTTCCGTTTATTTTTTATCTTATTTTAAATGCTTTGAACTTGATTTTCAATTTAAAAAAAAAGTTTTTTTGGATGTTCTATCTATTGGGATTGGGTCTTTTTTATTTGGGGGTGGTGTTTGCCTATTTTATTACCCTACCTTATGGAATAAGGTTTTTGCTTTCCTTTCGCACAGAAAAAATAGAGCCTTCCATTTCCTTAGGGCATTTTGTTAACTTTTTTTCTTTTTTTGTGATTGCCTTTGGGCTAATCTTTGAGCTCCCTCTTTTTTTAACCTTTTTGTCTCTAACCAAAATATTAAATCCCTATAAAATCACCAAGTATCGCAAGGAAATCTTTTTTGGTATAGCTGTGCTTTCTGCGGTTATAACCCCAACTCCAGATGCCTTTAATATGGCCCTTTTGTCCATTCCTCTTTATGTACTCTTTGAGTTAGGAATTTTCCTTTCAAGGTTTTTGCTGAGAAGGAATCTTTTAGAAAACACTCAAAACGAAGTATTAGAATCTTCTAAAGAAAACGATTAA
- a CDS encoding cofactor-independent phosphoglycerate mutase, translating to MGRKKKKEAVDLEQYKLEGEELREENLEGYKYAMIIGDGMGDFPVKELDWKTPLEVAITPGMDFIASYGMIGHCQTVPPGMHPGSDVAIMGLLGYPPEEKYTGRGPIEAASRGIVLKPEDVAYRCNLVTLKLEGEELIMEDYSAGHISTEEAIELIEAINRNISNEKIEIIPGVSYRHILIWRGGSGGLHTYPPHDLLGKNVWFAFTSYDEEPFLKDYILKAIEILEKHPVNQRRKMENLLPANAIWPWGQGRTPNLEPFEEKWHLKGAVISAVDLIKGLAVLSGMSVINVPGATGYLDTNYEGKVDYAVEALKEYDFVVIHVEAPDEVSHEGSLEKKIKAINEFDRRVVRYFMERIIEITDKYRILVCCDHLTPISIRTHSSKPVPFAIFDSVRDKEKKKDLKFSEKEAYRSPYYIKSGPELLEIFLQRKPKIEHQREE from the coding sequence ATGGGAAGAAAAAAGAAAAAAGAAGCAGTAGATTTAGAGCAATACAAGTTAGAAGGGGAGGAATTGCGGGAAGAAAATTTAGAAGGTTATAAGTATGCAATGATTATAGGAGACGGTATGGGAGACTTTCCGGTTAAAGAACTCGACTGGAAAACTCCTCTTGAGGTAGCTATCACCCCTGGTATGGATTTTATAGCCTCTTACGGTATGATAGGACATTGCCAGACCGTTCCTCCAGGAATGCATCCAGGTTCAGACGTAGCCATTATGGGACTTTTAGGCTATCCTCCAGAAGAAAAATATACTGGAAGAGGGCCTATCGAAGCTGCAAGCCGTGGAATTGTCCTAAAACCTGAAGATGTAGCCTATAGATGTAATCTGGTAACCCTTAAGCTTGAAGGGGAAGAACTTATCATGGAAGACTATTCTGCAGGACATATTTCTACAGAAGAGGCTATAGAGTTGATCGAGGCCATCAACCGGAATATCTCTAACGAAAAGATAGAAATTATACCTGGGGTCAGCTACCGACATATTTTGATCTGGAGAGGAGGTTCTGGAGGATTACATACTTACCCTCCTCATGACCTTTTAGGTAAAAACGTATGGTTTGCCTTTACTTCCTACGATGAGGAACCCTTTTTAAAGGATTATATCCTAAAAGCTATAGAGATTTTAGAAAAACACCCTGTCAATCAGAGAAGGAAGATGGAAAATCTTCTTCCTGCTAATGCTATCTGGCCTTGGGGACAGGGTAGGACTCCTAACTTAGAACCTTTTGAGGAAAAATGGCATTTGAAAGGTGCGGTTATTTCAGCCGTAGACTTGATAAAAGGGTTAGCTGTACTTTCTGGGATGTCGGTTATAAACGTACCAGGAGCAACCGGATATTTAGATACTAACTATGAAGGTAAGGTAGATTATGCAGTCGAAGCGTTAAAGGAATATGACTTTGTGGTGATCCATGTAGAGGCTCCTGATGAGGTTTCTCATGAAGGATCTCTTGAAAAAAAGATTAAAGCCATAAATGAGTTTGACCGAAGGGTTGTAAGATATTTTATGGAAAGAATTATAGAGATTACAGATAAATATAGAATTCTTGTTTGTTGTGACCATCTTACACCTATTTCTATCAGGACTCATTCATCAAAACCTGTGCCTTTTGCTATTTTTGATTCTGTAAGAGATAAAGAAAAGAAAAAGGACTTAAAGTTTAGTGAAAAAGAAGCCTATCGTTCACCTTATTACATAAAGTCTGGACCAGAACTTCTCGAGATCTTCCTCCAGAGAAAACCAAAAATAGAACATCAAAGAGAGGAATAA
- a CDS encoding zinc ribbon domain-containing protein, which translates to MQEEILRLIELQNLDLEILKIEKAVQEIPQSLQKAQKEKDQLFNKIEHFKNLIEEKTKQKNLFEEELKQEYQRLKSTQARLVQIRGTREYQLLLREIEEIKKANKQKEEEILKLMEEIEKLEQEKRKLEEEFAKVEEIFNQEKQKFDDYCNQLNQEKAKLIEQRISLSKKIPARLLKKYELLRERKGGIGIAPVDNYVCEGCHMAIPPQLYNEIQRDNRYYECPHCKRLIFFKKFYLPEEPSEPALEEKDASSAS; encoded by the coding sequence ATGCAAGAGGAAATTCTGCGATTGATAGAGCTTCAAAACTTAGACTTAGAAATCCTTAAGATAGAAAAAGCCGTACAAGAAATACCTCAAAGTCTTCAAAAAGCACAAAAAGAAAAAGATCAGTTGTTCAACAAAATAGAACATTTTAAAAACCTGATAGAAGAAAAAACCAAACAAAAAAACCTTTTTGAAGAGGAATTAAAACAGGAATACCAAAGGCTTAAAAGCACCCAGGCAAGATTAGTCCAGATAAGAGGTACCAGAGAATATCAGCTTCTATTAAGAGAGATAGAAGAAATCAAAAAGGCTAACAAACAAAAAGAAGAAGAAATTCTAAAACTAATGGAAGAGATAGAGAAGTTAGAACAAGAAAAAAGAAAATTAGAAGAGGAATTTGCCAAGGTAGAAGAAATTTTTAACCAGGAAAAACAAAAGTTTGATGATTATTGTAACCAGCTAAATCAGGAAAAGGCCAAACTTATAGAACAAAGGATAAGTTTAAGTAAAAAAATACCTGCCAGACTCTTAAAAAAATACGAGCTTTTAAGGGAAAGAAAAGGAGGAATAGGAATAGCCCCGGTCGATAACTATGTATGTGAAGGATGCCATATGGCCATACCTCCGCAACTCTATAATGAAATCCAAAGAGATAATAGATACTACGAATGTCCCCACTGTAAAAGACTGATCTTTTTTAAAAAGTTTTATCTACCGGAAGAACCTTCCGAACCAGCCTTAGAAGAAAAAGATGCCTCCTCAGCTTCTTAA
- a CDS encoding Nif3-like dinuclear metal center hexameric protein — MSFKTKDFYNFLNQLAPLTIAEPQDNNGLQVGSFEDEVSGVLLVVDLTSKAIDYALENRLNLIISHHPFIFKPLTQIIKEDPKGHLIYRLIQEKINLISWHTPLDKIEEGVSEAILRALNLKGERFISLQEKNQKVFGLGRVVYLKKSIKLQDLAKKLGKVLKSWVMVVGDLETPIKAFGVCGGSGAFLKDELKNLGINTLITSDVKYHVAKDSLEEGFNFIVIDHGIAEGLVLDWLKTSLVKFITSYNLNLKIEIFREPSPYQILLTEENKCKRKFCD; from the coding sequence ATGTCTTTTAAAACAAAAGACTTTTATAACTTTTTAAATCAACTTGCTCCACTTACCATAGCAGAACCACAAGATAATAATGGTCTACAGGTAGGGTCTTTTGAAGATGAAGTTTCTGGGGTTCTCTTGGTTGTAGACCTTACCTCTAAGGCCATAGATTATGCTTTGGAAAACCGACTTAATCTTATTATAAGTCATCATCCGTTTATTTTTAAACCTCTAACCCAAATAATAAAAGAAGACCCTAAAGGCCATCTTATCTATCGGTTAATCCAAGAAAAGATAAATCTTATCTCATGGCACACACCATTAGACAAGATAGAAGAAGGGGTCTCAGAGGCAATCTTAAGGGCTTTAAATCTCAAAGGGGAACGGTTTATCTCTTTGCAAGAAAAAAATCAAAAAGTTTTTGGATTAGGAAGGGTTGTATATTTAAAAAAATCTATTAAACTGCAAGACTTAGCTAAAAAATTAGGAAAAGTTCTTAAAAGTTGGGTGATGGTGGTAGGAGACTTAGAGACCCCTATCAAAGCCTTTGGGGTATGTGGAGGTTCAGGGGCTTTTTTAAAAGATGAGCTTAAGAACTTAGGGATTAACACCCTGATAACCTCAGACGTAAAATACCACGTAGCAAAAGATTCTTTAGAAGAAGGGTTTAATTTTATAGTCATAGACCATGGAATAGCAGAAGGTTTGGTACTTGACTGGTTAAAAACATCTCTGGTTAAATTTATAACTTCTTATAACCTTAATCTCAAAATAGAAATTTTTAGAGAACCTAGTCCATATCAAATATTATTGACGGAGGAGAATAAATGCAAGAGGAAATTCTGCGATTGA
- the tatB gene encoding Sec-independent protein translocase protein TatB: MFNIGFSELVVLFLVALIVLGPERLPELGKFLAKLSIELRKSIEEIKRELEVDEVGKELTEAKKEIEHLKEEATSVIDVPIKEISQDPFKVLDKKDEQDKPS, from the coding sequence ATGTTTAACATAGGTTTTTCAGAATTGGTGGTCCTTTTTCTGGTTGCCCTAATAGTTCTTGGTCCTGAGAGGCTACCTGAACTGGGTAAATTTTTGGCTAAACTTTCTATAGAGCTTAGAAAAAGTATAGAAGAGATTAAAAGAGAACTTGAGGTTGATGAGGTTGGGAAGGAGTTGACTGAGGCTAAAAAGGAGATAGAACATCTAAAAGAAGAGGCAACCTCGGTGATAGACGTTCCTATAAAAGAAATTTCTCAAGACCCTTTTAAAGTCCTTGATAAAAAAGATGAGCAAGATAAACCTTCCTAA
- a CDS encoding IS110 family transposase → MLLEEIDHDQNQQIKLISSIRGISPKLAAHFLAEVKDVLRFSSAKKLIKYAGTDPVIKQSGKFRVNKHISKQGSPWLRNILFQMAVGVVTWEPYFREYFLRKKKEFKSYKKAMVAVINKLIRVIYGICKNGAYFNPSLSFYSKNYVSICEVSHA, encoded by the coding sequence ATGCTCCTTGAGGAAATAGATCACGACCAAAACCAACAAATAAAGCTCATCTCCTCTATCAGGGGAATTTCTCCAAAACTTGCAGCCCATTTTCTCGCTGAAGTAAAAGATGTTCTTAGATTTTCCAGTGCAAAGAAACTCATAAAATATGCTGGCACAGACCCAGTAATAAAACAGTCTGGCAAGTTTAGGGTGAATAAACACATATCCAAGCAAGGAAGTCCTTGGCTTAGAAACATCCTTTTTCAGATGGCAGTAGGAGTAGTAACCTGGGAACCTTATTTCAGAGAATATTTTTTGCGCAAAAAGAAGGAATTTAAGAGCTATAAAAAGGCGATGGTAGCAGTAATAAACAAGCTTATCAGGGTGATTTATGGCATTTGCAAAAATGGGGCTTATTTTAATCCGAGTTTGAGTTTTTATTCTAAAAATTATGTTTCTATTTGTGAGGTATCTCATGCTTAA
- a CDS encoding twin-arginine translocase subunit TatC: MSKINLPKILAVDVLGKIRREIILYSLIFLGLWLGFFLALPYLFPYLLFPYFKVIKGQPLVFTSLEEALFVLLRASFYLALIVILPFFLLKVWKVISSEFYEPEKVFFRKVFFLSLGLALIGICVGYLVFVPFLIKIFLFFGSNFEANLKINYFLFFILRVLLFSIVFFQLPLLFALFIKEEIITKEFYQKRRVYFLGFFYGISLLIAPTDFFSQVLLTLIFFLFFKLSFVLAKIF; the protein is encoded by the coding sequence ATGAGCAAGATAAACCTTCCTAAAATCTTAGCGGTAGATGTTTTAGGTAAGATAAGAAGAGAGATAATCCTTTATAGCCTGATCTTTTTAGGGTTGTGGTTAGGTTTTTTTTTAGCCTTACCTTATCTGTTCCCTTATCTGCTTTTTCCTTACTTTAAGGTCATAAAAGGTCAGCCTTTAGTTTTTACTTCCTTAGAAGAGGCCCTTTTTGTTTTATTGCGTGCCTCTTTTTATCTGGCTCTTATCGTAATTTTACCTTTTTTCCTTTTAAAGGTTTGGAAGGTGATTTCTTCAGAGTTTTACGAGCCTGAGAAGGTTTTTTTTAGAAAGGTTTTTTTTCTTTCTTTAGGACTGGCTTTGATTGGGATTTGTGTAGGATATTTGGTTTTTGTCCCCTTTCTTATAAAGATTTTTCTGTTTTTTGGAAGCAACTTCGAAGCCAATCTTAAGATTAACTATTTTTTATTTTTTATCTTAAGGGTTCTTCTTTTTTCGATAGTTTTTTTCCAACTTCCTTTGCTTTTTGCCTTGTTTATTAAAGAGGAAATCATTACCAAAGAGTTCTACCAAAAACGGAGAGTTTATTTTCTTGGCTTTTTTTATGGGATCTCTTTGTTGATTGCACCTACGGATTTTTTTTCTCAGGTCTTGTTAACCTTGATTTTTTTCTTATTTTTTAAACTATCCTTTGTTTTAGCTAAGATTTTTTAA
- a CDS encoding L-threonylcarbamoyladenylate synthase: MPPQLLKLKKDLSNLEEIAKQTAQFLKKQAVGAIPTETFYGLATDPFSDKSLEKLFLLKNRPQHKPILLLIGEREQLYFLVEEIPPIAERLIEKFWPGPLTIVFPAKKNLSDYLTAGTGTIGIRLSSSPIVKAIVKAFGKPITGTSANLSEKPPCSSPEEVIQQLPDLDFIVDYGYLEATSPSTVVSVVNNQLSLIRAGAIPFKNILNLFL; this comes from the coding sequence ATGCCTCCTCAGCTTCTTAAACTTAAAAAAGACCTTTCTAATCTGGAAGAAATTGCTAAACAGACGGCCCAATTTTTAAAAAAACAGGCTGTAGGTGCTATTCCTACAGAAACCTTTTATGGTCTAGCTACAGACCCTTTTTCAGATAAGTCCTTAGAAAAACTTTTTTTACTCAAAAATAGGCCTCAACACAAACCAATCCTTCTTCTTATAGGAGAAAGAGAACAACTTTACTTTTTAGTAGAAGAAATTCCTCCGATTGCAGAAAGACTTATAGAAAAATTCTGGCCAGGACCTTTAACCATAGTTTTTCCAGCCAAAAAAAACCTTTCTGATTATCTAACCGCAGGGACAGGAACCATCGGGATAAGGCTTTCCTCTTCCCCAATAGTAAAGGCCATTGTCAAAGCCTTTGGTAAACCTATAACCGGAACCAGTGCTAATCTTTCAGAAAAGCCTCCTTGTTCTTCTCCCGAAGAAGTTATACAACAACTTCCAGATCTTGACTTTATAGTCGATTATGGCTATTTAGAAGCGACTTCTCCATCTACGGTAGTTTCTGTGGTGAACAATCAACTTTCTTTGATTAGAGCTGGTGCTATACCTTTTAAAAACATCTTGAATTTATTTCTCTAA
- the nadB gene encoding L-aspartate oxidase, protein MEIKKTDVLIIGTGIAGLSLALKLKDLGHITVLAKKRVFETATSLAQGGIACVMGEDDSFELHIQDTMIAGDGICKRETVELVVKSAPDRIKDLITWGVSFDRDPENPQKYHLTLEGGHSKRRILHVGDYTGRAIEKTLLERVFEENNIEILENHFVVKILVDKKRVTSSPKVIGGLVLDLNQSKPLIILAKVIVLCTGGVGKVYLYTSNPDTSTGDGIAMAYSLGCRVANMEFIQFHPTCLYHPKAKNFLISESLRGEGAVLLNAEGKRFMHKYDPVRKELAPRDVVTRAIDMELKKTGAECVYLDITHLPSDYVKKRFPQIYETCLKYGIDITSQPIPVVPAAHYLCGGIYTNLWGQTDIPNLFAVGECAYTGLHGANRLASNSLLEGICFAHQASLKIRELWPEIRETSFTLPKIKDPIIKEIKEEMVFVSHNWDLIRKVMWDFVGIVRSLKMLEFARKRLEFIRREIEANWEGLYLDLDVMELKNLCMVAEIIIKSAQSRLESRGTHYLIDYPEKRVEYLKETILTKY, encoded by the coding sequence ATGGAGATAAAAAAAACCGATGTTTTAATCATAGGTACAGGTATTGCAGGTTTAAGTTTAGCTTTAAAATTAAAGGATTTAGGACATATTACTGTACTTGCTAAAAAGAGGGTTTTTGAAACAGCAACTTCTCTTGCTCAAGGTGGAATTGCCTGTGTTATGGGAGAAGATGATAGTTTTGAGTTGCATATTCAAGATACGATGATAGCAGGGGACGGAATATGTAAAAGAGAGACAGTAGAGTTGGTGGTTAAGTCTGCTCCTGACAGGATAAAAGATCTTATAACCTGGGGAGTTTCTTTTGACAGAGACCCTGAAAATCCTCAAAAATACCATCTAACCCTTGAAGGTGGTCATTCAAAAAGAAGGATCCTTCATGTAGGAGACTATACAGGAAGGGCTATAGAAAAGACCTTGCTTGAAAGAGTTTTTGAAGAAAACAATATAGAAATTTTAGAAAACCATTTTGTGGTGAAGATTCTTGTAGATAAAAAGAGAGTAACTTCAAGCCCTAAGGTTATAGGAGGGTTGGTACTTGACCTTAATCAATCCAAACCTTTGATAATACTGGCTAAGGTGATAGTACTTTGTACCGGAGGGGTGGGTAAAGTCTATCTTTACACCAGTAATCCTGATACTTCAACCGGTGATGGGATTGCGATGGCTTATTCCTTAGGATGTAGGGTTGCTAACATGGAGTTTATTCAGTTTCATCCCACCTGTCTTTATCATCCAAAAGCTAAAAATTTTCTAATTTCAGAGTCCTTAAGAGGAGAGGGGGCGGTTTTGCTTAACGCCGAAGGAAAAAGATTTATGCATAAATACGACCCGGTAAGAAAAGAATTAGCCCCAAGAGATGTGGTGACCCGAGCGATAGACATGGAGTTAAAAAAGACCGGTGCTGAGTGTGTCTATCTTGACATTACCCATTTACCTTCGGACTACGTAAAAAAGAGGTTCCCACAGATCTATGAAACTTGTTTGAAATATGGGATAGATATTACCTCTCAACCTATCCCTGTAGTGCCTGCTGCTCATTATCTTTGTGGAGGGATTTATACCAATCTTTGGGGTCAGACTGACATCCCTAACCTTTTTGCCGTGGGGGAATGTGCCTATACAGGTCTTCATGGAGCAAACCGATTAGCCTCTAATTCTCTTTTAGAAGGCATCTGTTTTGCTCATCAAGCAAGTCTTAAAATCAGAGAACTTTGGCCTGAAATCAGGGAAACCTCCTTTACCTTACCTAAGATAAAAGACCCTATCATCAAAGAAATCAAGGAAGAAATGGTATTTGTTTCTCATAATTGGGATTTGATAAGAAAGGTAATGTGGGATTTTGTAGGGATAGTAAGAAGTTTGAAAATGTTGGAGTTTGCGAGAAAAAGGCTTGAGTTTATTCGAAGAGAAATAGAAGCCAACTGGGAAGGACTTTACTTAGACCTTGATGTAATGGAACTGAAAAATTTATGTATGGTGGCTGAGATTATCATAAAATCTGCTCAATCTCGTCTGGAATCTCGGGGGACTCACTATTTGATAGACTATCCTGAAAAAAGGGTAGAATATCTAAAGGAAACAATCCTCACAAAATATTAA
- a CDS encoding phosphoribosylformylglycinamidine synthase subunit PurQ, which produces MKKPRVLVLWGYGINCEVETSYAFKLAGGDPEIVHLSEIFSGEKNLLDYQIICFPGGFLDGDHLGSAQACAHRFKHLKLKDGTYLWEKLMIFLKKGGLILGICNGFQLLVKMGLLPGGKYLGERKVTLTYNDSGKFEDRWVYLKVNPQTKCIFLEGLDELYLPVRHGEGKFIPQDEKVLEEIKSQGLIALQYIHPETRKPTLEYPYNPNGAVEAVAGLTDPTGRIFGLMPHPEAFNHFTNHPRWTREKNLTVAGLEIFKNAVNWVKANLL; this is translated from the coding sequence ATGAAAAAACCAAGAGTTCTTGTTCTATGGGGATATGGTATAAACTGTGAAGTAGAAACTTCCTATGCTTTTAAACTTGCGGGAGGAGACCCTGAGATAGTTCATCTATCTGAAATCTTTTCTGGAGAAAAGAACCTTCTTGATTATCAAATCATCTGTTTTCCTGGGGGTTTCTTAGACGGAGATCACTTAGGGAGTGCTCAGGCTTGTGCCCACAGGTTTAAACATTTAAAACTAAAAGACGGGACTTATCTCTGGGAAAAACTTATGATTTTTCTGAAAAAAGGAGGGCTTATCTTAGGAATATGTAATGGATTTCAACTGTTGGTGAAAATGGGGCTTTTACCAGGAGGAAAATACTTAGGAGAAAGAAAGGTTACCCTTACCTATAACGACTCAGGTAAGTTTGAAGACAGATGGGTTTATCTGAAAGTAAACCCACAAACCAAATGTATCTTTTTAGAAGGTTTAGACGAACTTTACCTTCCGGTAAGGCATGGAGAAGGTAAATTTATCCCTCAGGACGAAAAAGTGCTTGAAGAGATAAAATCTCAAGGACTTATTGCCCTCCAATATATCCACCCTGAAACCCGAAAACCCACCTTAGAATATCCCTACAACCCTAACGGGGCAGTTGAAGCCGTGGCTGGTTTAACAGACCCTACCGGACGTATTTTTGGACTTATGCCTCACCCAGAAGCCTTTAACCATTTTACCAACCATCCTCGTTGGACTCGAGAAAAGAACCTAACAGTAGCTGGGCTTGAAATCTTTAAAAATGCAGTAAACTGGGTTAAAGCCAACTTACTTTAA